Proteins from one Telopea speciosissima isolate NSW1024214 ecotype Mountain lineage chromosome 1, Tspe_v1, whole genome shotgun sequence genomic window:
- the LOC122649169 gene encoding pentatricopeptide repeat-containing protein At4g33170-like, with translation MIKDSISLAHVIQTYARTRQLTRGKQLHAQLICSGYQLCIFVSNHLLNMYAKSGELDFARNMFDTMPYRNLVSWTALISGLSQNGRFAEALSTFTQMRNTGEKPTQFAFSNVIQSSASLGSLEIGKQLHSLSMKMGFNDELFVGSNLADMYSKCGALADAYQIFSEMPYKDQVSWTAMIDGYTKSGNFEEALFAFKTMIHEGVTVDQYVFCSTLGACGALKDSKFGKSLHSWIVKLGFESETYVGNALTDMYSKAGDMESAFHVFGIDSDLRNVVSYTSLIDGFVETEQIDKALSIFVELQRQGIKPNEFTFSSLVKACASQAALGQGTQLHAQVIKTHFDIDPFVSSVLVDMYGKCGLLDCSVQVFDEIRNPTEIAWNSLLGVFAQHGLGQETIKIFSQMIKKEIQPNDITFISLLIGCSHAGLVEEGLDYFYSMEKTYSVEPRHEHYSCIIDLLGRAGSLKEAEDFINSMPFEPNTFGWCSFLAACRTHNDKERGELAAAKLMRLEPKNSGTHVLLSNIYATAGQWEDVRNIRKIMRDGQVKKLPGYSWVDVDNKTHVFGVEDWSHPQKREIYEKLESLFTRIREAGYVPYTGSIPFNMEESMKERLLHHHSERIAVAFALISMPTGKPIIVKKNIRVCVDCHSAMKFISKVEGRKIIVRDNSRFHHFVDGSCSCGDYW, from the coding sequence ATGATCAAAGACTCTATCTCCTTGGCACACGTTATTCAAACCTACGCACGAACCAGACAACTAACCAGAGGAAAGCAGCTCCACGCTCAGCTAATTTGCAGTGGTTACCAGTTATGCATCTTTGTCTCCAATCATCTTCTCAACATGTACGCCAAGTCTGGAGAGCTGGACTTCGCGCGGAACATGTTCGACACAATGCCTTACCGAAACCTGGTTTCTTGGACCGCTTTAATTTCTGGACTTTCGCAGAATGGGAGATTCGCAGAAGCTTTGAGCACCTTCACTCAAATGCGAAATACTGGAGAAAAGCCAACCCAGTTCGCATTTTCAAATGTAATTCAATCTTCCGCCTCCCTGGGGTCACTTGAGATTGGGAAGCAACTACATTCCCTTAGTATGAAGATGGGTTTTAATGATGAATTATTTGTGGGCAGTAATCTTGCAGATATGTACTCGAAATGTGGGGCTCTGGCGGATGCTTACCAAATTTTTAGTGAAATGCCATACAAAGATCAGGTTTCATGGACGGCGATGATTGATGGGTACACTAAGAGTGGTAATTTCGAGGAAGCTTTGTTTGCTTTTAAGACGATGATTCATGAAGGGGTCACCGTCGATCAGTATGTCTTTTGTAGCACGTTAGGCGCATGTGGGGCGCTTAAGGATTCCAAATTTGGGAAGTCTCTTCATTCATGGATTGTGAAATTAGGATTTGAATCGGAGACTTATGTGGGCAATGCACTCACAGACATGTACTCAAAAGCAGGGGATATGGAGAGTGCATTTCATGTGTTTGGGATTGACTCTGATTTGAGGAATGTGGTGTCTTATACTTCTTTGATTGATGGGTTTGTTGAGACTGAACAGATTGATAAagctttgagtatttttgttGAGTTGCAGAGACAGGGAATTAAACCTAATGAATTTACTTTCTCAAGTCTGGTTAAGGCCTGTGCTAGCCAAGCTGCGCTTGGACAAGGGACTCAGCTTCATGCCCAAGTGATAAAAACCCATTTTGATATTGATCCATTTGTTTCTTCTGTCCTTGTTGATATGTATGGGAAGTGCGGACTGCTTGATTGTTCGGTCCAAGTATTTGATGAGATCAGGAACCCAACTGAGATTGCTTGGAATTCATTGTTGGGTGTGTTTGCTCAGCATGGGTTAGGCCAAGAGACCATTAAGATTTTCAGTCAGatgattaaaaaagaaattcaaccGAATGATATCACGTTTATTAGTCTTTTGATAGGGTGTAGCCATGCTGGCTTGGTAGAGGAAGGACTGGATTACTTCTATTCCATGGAAAAAACGTATAGTGTGGAGCCTAGACATGAACATTATTCATGCATTATAGATTTGCTAGGCCGAGCTGGAAGTCTCAAAGAAGCTGAGGATTTTATAAATAGCATGCCGTTTGAGCCAAACACATTTGGTTGGTGTTCTTTTCTTGCAGCCTGCAGAACCCATAATGACAAGGAGAGGGGTGAGCTTGCTGCAGCAAAACTGATGAGGCTTGAACCCAAAAATAGTGGTACCCATGTCTTGCTGTCAAACATCTATGCAACAGCAGGGCAATGGGAAGATGTCAGGAACATCAGGAAGATTATGAGAGATGGCCAGGTGAAGAAACTTCCTGGTTACAGTTGGGTTGATGTAGATAACAAGACTCATGTGTTTGGAGTTGAGGATTGGTCTCATCCCCAGAAGAGAGAAATATATGAGAAGCTGGAGAGTCTTTTCACTCGGATTCGGGAAGCTGGGTACGTTCCTTACACAGGTTCTATCCCATTTAATATGGAAGAAAGCATGAAGGAGAGGCTGCTCCATCATCACAGTGAGAGGATAGCTGTTGCATTTGCATTAATAAGCATGCCAACTGGGAAGCCCATCATTGTGAAGAAGAATATAAGGGTGTGTGTGGATTGTCATTCAGCCATGAAGTTCATTTCAAAGGTTGAGGGACGAAAGATCATTGTTAGGGATAACAGTAGATTCCACCACTTCGTGGATGGATCATGTTCCTGTGGAGATTACTGGTAG